In Emys orbicularis isolate rEmyOrb1 chromosome 12, rEmyOrb1.hap1, whole genome shotgun sequence, one genomic interval encodes:
- the LOC135885988 gene encoding olfactory receptor 4D2-like, with protein MEQENLTTPVTEFVLLGLTQSSELQRFLFIVFSIVYLTTWLGNFTIITTVITDRQLHTPMYFLLANLAFIDISDSTVSMPKMLLGLVSQRKTISFNECVLQMFFFHFIAGAMVFLLVVMAADRYVAIHKPLRYLTIMNRGVCMGLVAGTWLGGLAHSAIQIGMVLQLPFCGPNVLDNFYCDVPQVMKLACTDTRLFELLIVSHNGVIVIIIFILLLISYTIILVKIRTHLTEGKRKALSTCATQIMVVCLIFVPCIFIYARPFQKFPMDKVVSVLYTVIPPMLNPMIYTLRNAEMKKAIRRLMSRMLFSGRKIKT; from the coding sequence ATGGAGCAGGAGAACCTCACCACCCCTGTGACAGAATTTGTCCTCTTGGGCCTCACCCAGAGTTCTGAGCTGCAGCGATTCCTCTTCATTGTCTTCTCCATAGTCTACCTGACAACCTGGCTGGGAAACTTCACCATCATCACCACCGTGATAACTGACCGCcagctccacacccccatgtacttcctgCTGGCCAACTTGGCTTTCATAGATATTAGTGACTCTACAGTCAGTATGCCGAAGATGCTCTTGGGTCTTGTCTCCCAGCGCAAAACCATCTCCTTCAATGAGTGCGTCCTCCAGATGTTCTTCTTCCACTTCATCGCTGGCGCTATGGTATTTTTACTTGTGGTGATGGCCGCTGATAGGTACGTGGCTATCCATAAACCATTGCGATACTTGACTATCATGAACCGGGGTGTGTGCATGGGGCTAGTGGCCGGCACATGGCTGGGTGGATTGGCTCACTCTGCTATTCAAATTGGAATGGTCCTCCAGCTACCGTTCTGTGGGCCGAACGTCCTGGACAATTTCTACTGCGATGTCCCACAAGTCATGAAACTGGCCTGCACCGACACCCGCCTGTTCGAGCTGCTGATAGTCTCCCACAATGGGGTGATTGTCATAATTATCTTCATTCTCCTGCTCATTTCGTACACCATCATCTTAGTCAAGATCAGGACACACCTCACGGAAGGGAAGCGCAAGGCTCTGTCCACCTGCGCAACCCAGATCATGGTGGTGTGTTTAATATTCGTACCCTGCATCTTCATCTATGCCCGTCCCTTCCAGAAATTCCCTATGGACAAGGTGGTCTCAGTCCTTTACACTGTAATCCCCCCAATGCTGAACCCGATGATCTACACGCTGAGGAACGCCGAGATGAAGAAGGCCATCAGGAGACTGATGAGCAGAATGCTCTTCTCGGGGAGAAAAATAAagacataa
- the LOC135886866 gene encoding LOW QUALITY PROTEIN: olfactory receptor 4D1-like (The sequence of the model RefSeq protein was modified relative to this genomic sequence to represent the inferred CDS: inserted 2 bases in 1 codon) — protein MEQQNLTSRVREFLLVGLTQSLALQRFLFVVFFIVYMMTWLGNLTIIITVITDHQLHTPMYFLLGNLAFIDLSESSVTVPKMLWDLLSKQETITFGGCMSQMFXFFHFTGGAVVFFLMVMALDRYVAIHKPLHYLSIMNRGVCVGLVVGAWLGGFVHSIVQVALTIQLPFCGPNTLDNFYCDVPQMIKLACTDTYMVELLMVSNSGLLTIIIFIILIVSYTVILVKIRTHVPEGKHKALSTCGAQVVVVSIHFMPCIFIYARPFRKFSMDKAVSALYMVITPMLNPMIYTLRNTEMKNAIKRLMNRVFSCRKPNM, from the exons ATGGAACAGCAGAACCTCACCAGTAGAGTAAGAGAATTTCTTCTTGTGGGTCTAACCCAGAGTCTGGCACTGCAGAGATTCCTCTTTGTAGTCTTCTTCATAGTCTACATGATGACCTGGCTGGGAAACCTCACCATCATCATCACCGTGATCACTGACCACCAGCTCCACACCCCTATGTACTTCCTGCTGGGAAACTTGGCATTCATTGACCTGAGCGAGTCCTCGGTCACAGTGCCCAAGATGCTGTGGGACCTCCTGTCCAAGCAAGAGACAATCACGTTTGGTGGTTGCATGTCACAGATGTT TTTTTTCCACTTCACCGGGGGCGCCGTGGTTTTCTTCCTCATGGTGATGGCACTTGATCGGTATGTGGCTATCCATAAACCTTTGCACTACCTCAGTATCAtgaacaggggtgtgtgtgtagggctGGTGGTCGGGGCATGGTTAGGTGGCTTTGTCCATTCCATTGTCCAGGTTGCACTGACAATCCAACTGCCTTTCTGTGGACCCAATACACTGGACAATTTCTACTGTGATGTTCCTCAGATGATCAAATTGGCTTGCACAGACACCTACATGGTGGAGTTGCTGATGGTCTCCAACAGTGGGCTCCTCaccatcatcatcttcatcatccTGATTGTGTCATACACAGTCATCTTGGTCAAGATAAGGACCCATGTCCCAGAAGGGAAGCACAAAGCCCTGTCCACCTGCGGAGCCCAGGTTGTGGTGGTGAGCATCCATTTCATGCCCTGTATCTTCATATACGCTCGACCCTTCCggaaattttccatggacaaAGCAGTATCTGCTCTCTACATGGTCATCACCCCAATGCTCAACCCCATGATCTACACGCTGAGAAACACCGAGATGAAGAATGCCATCAAGCGATTAATGAATAGGGTGTTCTCATGTAGGAAACCAAATATGTAA